The following are encoded together in the Leguminivora glycinivorella isolate SPB_JAAS2020 chromosome 18, LegGlyc_1.1, whole genome shotgun sequence genome:
- the LOC125236145 gene encoding uncharacterized protein LOC125236145, with amino-acid sequence MQKEKLIEEVRKYPLLYDLSDSKYSDVNKKEKAWNEIAIVLSQPASECKKIWQNLREYHRRAIKKKATKSGQSATTNKKWQYETEMSFLLPHYKERSTVTSVDNTDDGDDENSLSAAEIFANLTNNEESQDSSITSERPESSVSMYESSKSVFPDIPKTTQTKEIARNKRRKLDFSRSDDVDKALSLLLSSSESEESEGSVDNDPELIMTEETWINVRLDRIQSNNMEEENLFVQSKLFTNKLPAIINSNRDRVKVLEDPSQHQPTELKGVRVSSAVLEDLAVLLKCNSCRT; translated from the exons aTGCAGAAAGAAAAGTTGATAGAAGAAGTGCGAAAATATCCGCTACTATACGACCTTAGTGATTCGAAATATAGCGACGTAAATAAGAAGGAAAAGGCATGGAATGAAATCGCTATTGTATTGTCGCAACCAG CGTCAGAATGTAAGAAGATATGGCAAAACTTAAGGGAATATCATAGAAGAGCCATTAAAAAGAAAGCAACTAAAAGTGGTCAGAGTGCTACTACTAATAAAAAATGGCAATATGAAACTGAAATGTCTTTTTTACTACCACATTATAAAGAACGGTCTACAGTGACGTCAGTGGACAACACagatgatggtgatgatgaaaATAGCTTATCTGCTGCCGAAATTTTTGCCAATTTGACTAATAATGAAGAATCTCAGGACTCGTCAATTACCTCGGAGCGTCCAGAATCTTCGGTGTCTATGTACGAATCATCTAAATCAGTGTTTCCTGACATCCCAAAAACGACACAAACGAAAGAAATTGCAAGAAACAA AAGAAGAAAACTTGATTTCTCAAGAAGCGACGATGTTGACAAGGCGTTAAGTTTGTTATTGAGCTCCTCAGAGAGTGAGGAGTCAGAAGGCAGCGTTGATAATGACCCTGAGTTGATAATGACCGAAGAAACGTGGATAAATGTAAGATTGGACCGGATACAAAGTAATAATATGGAGGAAGAGAATTTGTttg TACAATCGAAACTCTTCACTAACAAACTGCCGGCCATTATCAACAGTAATCGAGACAGG GTAAAGGTCCTAGAAGATCCATCGCAACATCAACCCACGGAGCTAAAGGGAGTTCGCGTCTCTTCAGCGGTGTTGGAGGATTTGGCAGTCCTACTAAAGTGCAACTCTTGCAGGACTTGA
- the LOC125236146 gene encoding uncharacterized protein K02A2.6-like, giving the protein MSSQPLLTLEGLDLEGDRSSIGSKWEKWKRSLSIYLDAAEITKDVKKRATLLHFGGTSLQDIFYNLPGANVTAAENVDVYKTAVEKLDEYFLPKCNRVFERHMFRVIKQEDNEKFESFLVRLRKQAEKCSFDKTEDHLIDQITEKCHSAELRKKILTIGDSITLEKIITEANTLEVVNDQLQIYEDKTQSSLNTKQVNQEEVNSIYNKNSTKTKKEGPHGKLKPSCVRCGGKIHKEYKDCPASGKTCHACGKIGHFRQLCRSAGLKRKLNNQSSKKENKKARVEVDYVFNIDSDAIIDCILGGIKTEMLVDSGCKHNLISLEKWEVLKKLGAVAINQTPNPTKSLMAYGSHTPLNIKGSFETTMEANGRKENAIVYVIANGTQDLLGRETATRLGVLKIGADVNKVDEGVISQSFPKLKDVLVEIPIDENVQPVSQPYRRIPLPIQQKVESKIQELLDRDIIEEVNGPSRWVSPMVPIMKENGDLRLCVDMRRANAAILRENHPLPCMDKLLPEIGKAKYFSKLDIKDAFHQLELHPDCRHITTFITAKGLYRYKRLMFGICCAPEIFQKVLEKLLVKCDGVINFIDDILVFGEDEQQHDMRLEMVLKVIKENNIQLNEQKCIYKVKQVHFLGHELSKHGVKPLPKYMESITTFRLPITIEELQSFLGLVNYVNKWLPNLATRTEPLKELLRKKLGKNLISDRIGQVSKTRHLQS; this is encoded by the coding sequence ATGAGCTCACAACCATTACTAACCCTGGAGGGGTTAGATTTGGAGGGCGATCGAAGTTCCATTGGCAGCAAATGGGAAAAATGGAAGAGGTCATTGTCTATCTACCTGGATGCGGCAGAAATAACAAAAGATGTGAAGAAACGAGCAACATTACTGCACTTCGGAGGGACAAGTCTTCAAGATATATTCTACAACTTACCTGGTGCAAACGTCACAGCTGCAGAGAATGTTGATGTATATAAGACAGCAGTAGAAAAACTTGATGAATACTTTCTTCCGAAGTGTAATCGAGTTTTTGAGCGTCACATGTTCAGAGTAATTAAACAAGAAGATAATGAAAAGTTCGAAAGTTTCCTGGTACGACTCCGGAAGCAAGCTGAAAAATGTAGTTTTGATAAGACAGAAGATCACTTGATCGACCAAATTACTGAAAAATGTCATTCAGCTGAGCTTCGAAAGAAAATTCTAACAATAGGTGACAGTATAACgctagaaaaaataataactgaGGCTAATACATTAGAAGTTGTAAACGACCAACTACAAATATATGAAGACAAGACACAGAGTAGCCTAAATACTAAACAAGTAAACCAAGAAGAAGTTAACTCTATTTATAACAAGAATAGTACAAAAACTAAAAAGGAAGGGCCTCATGGCAAATTGAAACCTTCTTGCGTTCGGTGTGGAGGTAAAATCCATAAAGAGTACAAGGATTGTCCAGCTTCAGGGAAGACATGTCATGCTTGTGGCAAAATAGGACACTTCCGCCAACTCTGCAGATCGGCTGGTCTGAAACGGAAATTGAATAATCAATCAagcaagaaagaaaataaaaaagcgAGAGTTGAAGTCGATTACGTATTTAACATTGACAGTGATGCTATAATCGATTGTATCCTCGGGGGAATCAAGACAGAAATGCTAGTTGATTCTGGTTGTAAACACAATCTTATTTCTCTAGAAAAGTGGGAAGTTTTGAAAAAATTAGGAGCTGTAGCAATTAATCAAACACCCAACCCAACCAAATCTCTTATGGCTTATGGCAGTCACACTCCACTCAATATCAAAGGGTCATTTGAGACTACAATGGAAGCAAATGGACGCAAAGAAAATGCAATAGTTTATGTTATTGCGAATGGCACGCAAGACTTGTTGGGCAGAGAAACGGCGACACGGTTAGGTGTTTTGAAAATTGGTGCAGATGTGAATAAAGTTGATGAAGGTGTCATATCACAATCATTTCCCAAGCTCAAAGATGTATTGGTAGAAATTCCTATAGATGAAAATGTACAACCAGTCTCACAGCCATATCGGAGAATACCTTTGCCTATCCAACAAAAAGTTGAGAGCAAGATCCAAGAGTTACTCGATCGAGATATTATTGAAGAAGTTAATGGACCTTCACGATGGGTTTCACCAATGGTGCCCATTATGAAAGAAAATGGAGATTTGCGGTTGTGTGTGGATATGCGTCGTGCTAATGCTGCAATTTTAAGAGAAAATCATCCATTACCATGTATGGATAAACTATTACCGGAAATTGGGAAAGCTAAATATTTTAGCAAACTTGATATCAAGGACGCTTTTCACCAGTTGGAATTACACCCAGATTGTAGACATATTACCACTTTTATAACAGCCAAAGGGCTCTATCGCTATAAAAGACTCATGTTTGGCATATGTTGTGCGCCAGAGATATTTCAAAAAGTACTGGAGAAACTTTTAGTTAAATGCGATGGGGTCATTAATTTCATTGATGATATTTTAGTTTTTGGGGAGGATGAACAACAACATGACATGCGTCTGGAAATGGTACTGAAAGTAATTAAGGAGAATAACATACAACTCAATGAGCAGAAGTGCATATACAAAGTGAAACAGGTGCACTTCTTGGGACATGAACTATCAAAGCATGGAGTGAAACCTTTGCCAAAGTATATGGAGAGCATCACCACCTTCAGACTTCCGATAACAATAGAAGAACTACAGAGCTTTTTAGGACTTGTGAATTATGTTAACAAGTGGTTACCCAATTTAGCCACCAGAACAGAACCTTTAAAAGAACTGTTAAGGAAAAAACTGGGGAAAAATCTGATATCAGACCGTATTGGACAAGTGAGCAAGACAAGGCATTTACAGAGCTGA